A stretch of Pseudorhodobacter turbinis DNA encodes these proteins:
- a CDS encoding 4'-phosphopantetheinyl transferase family protein, with protein MNAAHCLSSRPLIQSQGVIWRSCSFTVGPAHRHEAETEFGRVVVDLPPDLARAVDKRRSEFLAGRLCATVALRAAGSDGQVHRRGRAPVWPQGFVGSISHNATRAVAVVSSSLFGIGVDCETWMTSQTAEEISALVLTEQDLAHIPPNADPAHFCTVVFSAKESLYKALSDHLNDIPDFSEASIVEANANRLILAFRGWRVPVDYAARTAECITLARLETAQR; from the coding sequence ATGAACGCCGCGCATTGCCTTTCTTCGCGCCCCTTGATCCAGTCGCAGGGTGTCATTTGGCGGTCATGCAGCTTCACCGTTGGCCCGGCGCATCGGCATGAGGCGGAGACCGAATTCGGTAGGGTTGTGGTTGATCTGCCCCCCGATCTTGCCCGCGCGGTGGACAAAAGGCGCAGCGAGTTTCTGGCGGGGCGGCTTTGTGCAACTGTTGCCCTGCGCGCGGCGGGAAGTGACGGGCAGGTCCACCGCCGTGGCCGCGCGCCGGTCTGGCCGCAAGGGTTTGTCGGATCCATCAGCCACAACGCCACCCGTGCGGTGGCGGTGGTGTCGTCAAGCCTGTTTGGCATCGGTGTGGATTGCGAAACATGGATGACATCGCAAACCGCAGAGGAGATTTCCGCGCTGGTTCTGACGGAACAGGACCTTGCCCACATCCCGCCGAATGCCGATCCGGCACATTTTTGTACGGTGGTTTTTTCGGCCAAGGAATCCCTTTACAAGGCGCTGTCAGACCATCTGAATGATATCCCCGATTTCAGCGAGGCGTCGATTGTTGAGGCCAACGCCAACCGGCTAATCCTCGCATTCCGGGGGTGGCGTGTTCCCGTGGATTACGCCGCACGGACGGCAGAATGTATCACGCTGGCCAGATTGGAAACGGCCCAGCGCTAA
- a CDS encoding MATE family efflux transporter yields the protein MKITTNATLFQLSYPLFLQSLVMFTVMVIDMMIWSAHSPDTAAALSVAGQVLRVAVELSAVMGIGAVITISQQLGSGQTDAARLTADIACTANAILGGVMGVLLAVMGPWILKLMTLSAEIEASATTYLYFSGATMVFLFLGNAAVACLRGFGQSRTVMALSVLGAVLYLSLEYLLVLGAGPVPALGVTGAGAANLVTRVVVSIVLVILLARALGLRFSLRQMWNHIAKIRRFAALALPSVSDFVAYGFYQMILLGVIATQGEVAVLSRAYVMIAMSFLTMVIMAVCQGSEVLIGYRLGAGNTKAAQRQGLRSSWIAAALSTICAIMIFAAVNPFIHLFTDDPEVLELSRRLLWLTIFLQPCFAFNMILFHALRAIEDVRWPVLASQSLSWLFGLPLAWFLCVPMGLGIIGVWYAFIAEELCKAAVMLYRWTKVS from the coding sequence ATGAAGATTACAACCAACGCCACGCTGTTCCAGCTTAGCTATCCCCTGTTTTTACAGTCATTGGTTATGTTTACCGTGATGGTCATCGATATGATGATCTGGAGCGCCCATTCCCCCGATACGGCCGCAGCCCTTAGCGTGGCCGGACAAGTCTTGCGCGTCGCTGTGGAGCTTTCTGCCGTGATGGGGATTGGCGCGGTTATCACAATCTCGCAGCAACTGGGCAGCGGGCAGACCGATGCCGCGCGACTGACGGCTGATATCGCCTGCACGGCGAATGCCATCCTTGGCGGCGTCATGGGGGTATTGCTGGCGGTCATGGGGCCGTGGATATTAAAGCTGATGACACTCAGCGCAGAGATCGAGGCATCAGCGACAACCTATCTGTATTTTTCCGGCGCGACGATGGTGTTCTTATTTCTGGGCAACGCCGCGGTGGCCTGCCTGCGAGGATTCGGGCAAAGCCGCACGGTCATGGCGTTGTCTGTGCTGGGGGCGGTGCTCTATCTGTCGCTTGAATATCTGCTGGTCCTTGGTGCCGGTCCGGTGCCCGCATTGGGGGTGACGGGTGCGGGGGCGGCGAACCTTGTGACACGGGTGGTGGTTTCTATCGTGCTGGTTATCTTGCTTGCGCGAGCGCTGGGGCTTCGGTTCAGCCTGCGGCAAATGTGGAACCATATCGCAAAGATACGCCGTTTTGCGGCCTTGGCCCTGCCAAGCGTTTCGGATTTTGTGGCCTACGGCTTTTATCAGATGATCCTGCTGGGCGTGATCGCCACCCAAGGAGAGGTTGCGGTTCTGTCACGCGCCTATGTCATGATTGCGATGTCCTTTCTGACGATGGTGATTATGGCGGTTTGTCAGGGCAGCGAAGTTCTGATCGGATACCGCCTGGGGGCAGGCAACACCAAGGCCGCCCAGCGCCAGGGCTTGCGCTCCTCCTGGATCGCCGCAGCCCTTTCGACGATCTGCGCCATTATGATTTTCGCAGCCGTAAACCCGTTTATCCACCTGTTCACCGATGATCCCGAGGTGCTTGAACTTTCCCGCCGATTGCTATGGTTGACCATTTTCCTGCAACCCTGTTTTGCCTTTAACATGATATTGTTCCACGCCCTGCGCGCCATCGAGGACGTGCGTTGGCCGGTCTTGGCCAGCCAATCCCTAAGCTGGCTGTTCGGCCTGCCTTTGGCGTGGTTTCTTTGCGTGCCGATGGGGCTGGGGATTATCGGTGTCTGGTATGCTTTCATCGCCGAGGAATTATGCAAGGCCGCTGTCATGCTCTACCGTTGGACAAAAGTCTCATGA
- a CDS encoding siderophore-interacting protein yields the protein MALHFKMAAAGHQTFATVALPFALTRDKFTEYATAQGLTVEQNADTSLIQFQRGVVQVSGDAAQTRLDISSETAAALQLLRDTLAERMKALHIPVVWKPEADKGRPANLSTATVVGVLHLSPAYARVTIEGPDLARFADGGLHFRLLFGPKDAGWPYTDETGVTQWPGGDKAWHRPVYTVRSIVCSAGGSACIDFDIFLHDGGRVTEWTKSVTLGDEVALTGPNGGRADRKAGWQLLIGDETAVPVIARQLAVLPEKTAGKAVLFVPDAADIQSLAHPAGMTVQWALRKDSQTPLDALHAAALPEKDRFVFFAAERSEAVAARGYLGEQGLAKDEFQSAAYWTAPTSDAQ from the coding sequence ATGGCTTTACATTTTAAGATGGCGGCGGCAGGGCACCAAACTTTCGCGACGGTTGCCCTACCGTTTGCTTTGACCCGCGATAAATTCACCGAATATGCGACCGCGCAGGGGCTTACTGTCGAGCAGAATGCCGACACCAGCCTGATCCAGTTCCAACGCGGCGTGGTGCAGGTTTCGGGTGATGCGGCGCAAACGCGGCTGGATATCTCGTCCGAGACGGCCGCCGCCTTGCAGCTGCTGCGTGATACGCTTGCGGAACGGATGAAGGCCCTGCACATCCCGGTGGTGTGGAAGCCCGAAGCAGACAAAGGCCGTCCCGCCAACCTGAGCACCGCAACCGTCGTTGGGGTGCTCCACCTTTCCCCGGCCTATGCGCGGGTTACGATTGAAGGTCCCGATCTGGCGCGTTTTGCCGATGGGGGCCTGCATTTCAGGCTATTGTTCGGGCCGAAAGATGCGGGCTGGCCCTATACGGATGAAACCGGCGTAACCCAATGGCCCGGTGGCGACAAAGCGTGGCATCGGCCGGTTTACACGGTGCGCTCGATCGTCTGTAGCGCGGGCGGATCTGCGTGCATCGATTTTGATATCTTTTTGCATGATGGCGGCCGCGTGACGGAATGGACCAAATCTGTGACGCTTGGGGATGAGGTTGCCCTGACGGGGCCAAATGGTGGCCGCGCCGATCGCAAAGCCGGATGGCAGCTGTTGATCGGGGATGAAACGGCGGTGCCTGTCATTGCCAGACAGCTTGCCGTCTTGCCTGAAAAAACAGCGGGCAAGGCCGTACTTTTTGTGCCCGATGCTGCGGATATCCAGTCATTGGCGCATCCGGCCGGCATGACGGTCCAGTGGGCCCTGCGCAAGGATAGCCAGACACCATTAGATGCCTTGCATGCAGCGGCCTTGCCCGAAAAAGACCGTTTTGTCTTTTTCGCGGCCGAACGCTCAGAGGCGGTGGCGGCCCGCGGGTATCTGGGTGAACAGGGTTTGGCCAAGGATGAATTCCAAAGCGCGGCATATTGGACGGCCCCGACATCTGATGCACAATAG